One Parageobacillus sp. KH3-4 genomic region harbors:
- a CDS encoding tetratricopeptide repeat protein translates to MLQPQPIGVFPGAAGFFLLPPVPEADQFISFLLRGHFPDSWPESWRFFAAAIEGKSEDEVLALLPEGPEAAYNRFILDPQAHTYTLAKEAISGDLSLLLDAVAWRLKLCETPPPLGDTAGEIRAFLLATQAYDAFQRKDWPTGLSFLFAAATIAEDVSPVFSARLYAEWAATKQMLGDHGKETVEGYQKAIALLEMSSFQEARAELWFQLGTVHQTGAEGRKGSLLEAARCYHEALKVYRKDTYPEEYATVHMNLALAYLAMPSLDRSAYLRTATAIQSLREALRIFKKDTHPELWASATVNLANALQHVKTSHPEENLWEAVALYEEVLEVRRPKDDPLGYARVLANQGNALAHLGAFSRALPRLEEARRLFRTYGEHEAANAVEDILTEIACKRKQAASNEKMEQ, encoded by the coding sequence GTGCTGCAGCCACAGCCAATAGGTGTTTTTCCTGGAGCGGCAGGTTTTTTTCTTTTACCACCTGTTCCAGAAGCAGATCAATTCATATCCTTTCTTCTCCGCGGACATTTCCCGGATAGTTGGCCGGAGAGCTGGCGCTTTTTTGCTGCGGCGATTGAGGGAAAAAGCGAAGACGAGGTGTTAGCATTATTGCCCGAAGGACCGGAAGCTGCTTACAACCGTTTTATCTTGGATCCGCAAGCACATACGTATACTTTGGCCAAAGAAGCGATCTCAGGGGACCTCTCCCTTCTTTTGGATGCAGTGGCTTGGCGCCTTAAATTATGTGAAACTCCCCCGCCGCTTGGTGATACTGCAGGAGAAATACGAGCGTTTTTACTGGCAACTCAAGCGTACGATGCATTTCAACGAAAAGATTGGCCGACGGGGCTTTCGTTTCTTTTCGCAGCCGCTACTATAGCAGAGGACGTGTCTCCTGTTTTTTCCGCTCGGCTTTATGCGGAATGGGCGGCGACAAAACAAATGCTTGGTGATCACGGAAAGGAAACGGTAGAAGGATACCAAAAAGCCATCGCTCTTTTAGAAATGTCGTCCTTTCAGGAAGCTAGGGCTGAGCTGTGGTTTCAATTGGGCACAGTGCATCAAACAGGCGCCGAAGGACGGAAAGGTTCTCTTCTAGAAGCCGCCAGATGCTATCATGAAGCACTGAAAGTATATCGAAAAGACACTTATCCGGAAGAGTATGCTACTGTTCATATGAATCTTGCATTGGCGTATTTGGCCATGCCGTCTTTAGACCGCAGTGCCTATTTGCGCACGGCGACAGCGATTCAGTCATTGAGGGAAGCTTTGCGCATTTTTAAAAAAGATACACACCCGGAACTTTGGGCAAGCGCTACGGTCAATCTGGCTAATGCGTTACAGCATGTGAAAACATCTCATCCCGAAGAAAATCTTTGGGAAGCGGTAGCTCTTTATGAAGAGGTGCTTGAAGTGCGCCGTCCTAAAGACGATCCGCTAGGATATGCCCGCGTCTTAGCCAATCAAGGGAATGCTTTGGCACATCTAGGCGCGTTTTCTCGAGCATTGCCTCGATTGGAAGAGGCGAGACGATTGTTTCGTACATATGGAGAACATGAGGCAGCGAATGCCGTCGAAGACATATTAACAGAAATTGCCTGTAAGCGGAAGCAAGCAGCATCCAATGAAAAAATGGAGCAGTAA
- a CDS encoding GNAT family N-acetyltransferase has translation MKIKHATVDDAEALAHLILQVEKEAEFMLFEAGERTLDPEQQRGQIEAMQNEENSTILVAEAEGKLVGYLVARGGRARRNKHTVYIVIGVLASHRGKGVGTLLFTELERWARTKGIHRLELTVVADNQRAVSLYRKMGFEQEGIKRHSLLINGKYVDEYYMAKLL, from the coding sequence ATGAAAATAAAGCATGCGACGGTAGATGACGCGGAAGCATTGGCGCATCTCATCTTGCAAGTAGAAAAAGAAGCGGAGTTTATGCTGTTTGAGGCAGGGGAACGAACGCTCGACCCCGAGCAGCAGCGAGGCCAAATCGAAGCAATGCAGAATGAGGAAAACTCAACGATATTGGTGGCAGAGGCGGAAGGAAAGCTAGTCGGATATTTAGTCGCAAGGGGCGGACGCGCCAGAAGAAATAAACATACGGTATATATCGTCATTGGCGTGCTGGCTTCGCATAGAGGAAAAGGCGTCGGTACGCTGCTATTTACCGAATTGGAACGATGGGCGAGGACGAAAGGCATCCATCGCTTGGAACTAACGGTAGTCGCCGATAATCAACGGGCGGTATCGTTGTATCGCAAAATGGGATTTGAACAGGAAGGGATCAAACGGCATTCTCTGTTGATAAACGGCAAATATGTGGATGAATATTACATGGCAAAATTGTTGTGA
- the hypA gene encoding hydrogenase maturation nickel metallochaperone HypA, translated as MHELSIAHSLAELAVEAAEFSGIKQVKALYLKLGVLSGVVKEALEFSFDVVVQGTSLEGAKLIIEDVPVTVFCPSCQETRILPEPFPMRCPVCGTKTGQVLAGREMELYALEGGEENARADLESSNC; from the coding sequence ATGCATGAGTTATCTATTGCCCATAGTTTGGCGGAATTAGCGGTGGAAGCAGCGGAATTTTCGGGGATAAAGCAAGTGAAAGCATTGTATTTAAAGCTTGGCGTTTTGTCGGGGGTTGTAAAAGAAGCTCTAGAATTTTCCTTCGATGTAGTCGTTCAAGGAACTTCTTTAGAAGGAGCAAAACTGATCATTGAAGATGTTCCCGTAACGGTTTTCTGTCCAAGCTGTCAAGAAACACGAATTTTGCCCGAACCGTTTCCTATGCGTTGTCCTGTGTGCGGGACGAAAACAGGACAAGTGCTTGCGGGACGAGAGATGGAATTGTACGCTTTGGAAGGTGGAGAAGAAAATGCAAGAGCTGACCTTGAATCCTCGAATTGTTGA
- a CDS encoding hydrogenase codes for MVNLLWMHGGACNGNTQSFLNAEEPTVIDLVTDFGINILYHHSLSMEFGEQVRRLYEQILNDEIPLDILVVEGTIIQGPNGTGHYDMLMDRPKKDWIWDFAHKAQYVVAIGDCACWGGIPATKPNPSESIGLQYMKEERGGFLGTQFRSKAGLPVINIPGCPAHPDWVTQILVAIATGRVEDVVLDDLQRPQTFFKTFTQTGCTRVQYFEWKEPVEEFGQGTRKGCLFYEQGCRGPMTHSPCNRILWNRQSSKTRAGMPCIGCTEPQFPFFDLAPGTVFKTQKVLGSIPKEVPQGSDPFSYSVNAALARAVAPKWAKEDMFVP; via the coding sequence GTGGTAAATCTCCTTTGGATGCACGGCGGTGCGTGCAATGGAAACACCCAATCGTTTTTAAATGCGGAAGAGCCGACGGTCATTGATTTAGTGACCGATTTCGGCATTAACATTTTATATCACCACTCTTTGTCGATGGAGTTTGGCGAGCAAGTCCGCCGCCTTTATGAGCAAATTCTCAATGACGAAATCCCGCTGGATATCTTGGTGGTAGAAGGGACAATTATTCAAGGGCCTAACGGAACTGGGCATTATGATATGCTCATGGATCGTCCGAAAAAAGACTGGATTTGGGATTTCGCCCATAAAGCGCAATATGTTGTTGCAATCGGTGACTGCGCGTGCTGGGGAGGAATTCCGGCGACAAAACCGAATCCGTCTGAGTCGATTGGGCTTCAATACATGAAAGAAGAGCGCGGGGGATTTCTCGGAACACAATTCCGTTCAAAAGCAGGATTGCCGGTCATTAATATTCCTGGTTGCCCGGCACATCCTGACTGGGTGACGCAAATTCTTGTTGCGATCGCTACTGGCCGTGTGGAAGACGTTGTTTTAGACGATCTCCAACGTCCACAAACGTTCTTCAAAACGTTCACCCAAACAGGCTGTACGCGTGTGCAGTATTTCGAGTGGAAAGAACCAGTTGAAGAATTCGGACAAGGTACGCGAAAAGGATGCCTATTTTATGAGCAAGGATGTCGCGGCCCAATGACTCATTCGCCATGCAACCGCATTCTATGGAACCGACAATCTTCCAAAACTCGGGCAGGAATGCCTTGCATTGGCTGTACGGAGCCTCAATTCCCATTCTTTGATCTGGCACCGGGAACGGTGTTTAAGACGCAAAAAGTTCTTGGATCGATTCCAAAAGAAGTGCCGCAAGGAAGCGATCCGTTCAGCTACTCTGTGAATGCGGCATTGGCGCGGGCAGTGGCGCCGAAGTGGGCGAAAGAGGATATGTTTGTTCCGTGA
- a CDS encoding hydrogenase maturation protease, with amino-acid sequence MKLELTSTGYLHIPAEEAVRFPTGTAIALVRGGELWVMPVSHLGAGGLLLKLRNSRGDRSIFVQEFLPEGVMPGIRDAIWDDQYGTLRIPLFGSDTMTER; translated from the coding sequence GTGAAGCTTGAACTGACGTCAACGGGCTATCTACATATTCCCGCCGAAGAAGCGGTGCGGTTCCCTACGGGAACCGCCATCGCTTTAGTACGTGGCGGAGAACTGTGGGTGATGCCGGTAAGTCATTTGGGAGCGGGGGGATTATTGTTAAAATTGCGCAATTCTCGTGGAGATCGAAGCATATTTGTCCAAGAATTTTTGCCTGAAGGAGTGATGCCGGGAATTCGCGATGCTATATGGGATGATCAATATGGAACGCTTCGCATACCACTTTTTGGTTCCGATACGATGACGGAGAGGTAA
- the hypB gene encoding hydrogenase nickel incorporation protein HypB, with protein sequence MQELTLNPRIVEIRQNILKKNDLLARELRKRFQKAGVYVVNLVSSPGAGKTTLLTEVLTRLGKRYRVAALVGDLATENDADRLRQSGAKVRQITTGTVCHLEAEMIARTLQDWDLEKIDFLFIENVGNLVCPASYDLGENQRVVLFSVTEGEDKPVKYPTIVNSADAAVITKIDLAEAAGFQRERFYEALNQVRPGIRIHEVSVRTGEGVDEWISRLEADKSAFHMSSSV encoded by the coding sequence ATGCAAGAGCTGACCTTGAATCCTCGAATTGTTGAAATTCGCCAGAACATTTTAAAGAAAAATGATCTTCTTGCTAGGGAGTTGAGAAAGCGATTTCAAAAAGCCGGCGTTTATGTCGTCAATCTTGTTTCCAGCCCTGGAGCGGGAAAAACGACGCTGCTTACAGAAGTGCTCACCCGCCTTGGCAAACGGTATCGAGTGGCTGCTTTAGTTGGCGATTTAGCTACGGAAAACGACGCGGATCGCTTGCGACAAAGCGGGGCAAAAGTACGCCAAATTACAACCGGCACCGTTTGTCATTTGGAAGCGGAAATGATTGCGCGAACGTTGCAAGATTGGGATTTAGAAAAAATTGATTTCCTTTTTATTGAAAATGTCGGGAATCTCGTCTGTCCTGCAAGTTACGATTTAGGAGAAAACCAGCGCGTTGTTCTCTTTTCCGTAACAGAAGGAGAGGACAAACCAGTAAAATATCCAACCATTGTCAATAGCGCTGATGCAGCGGTCATCACAAAAATTGATTTAGCGGAAGCGGCAGGTTTTCAACGTGAGCGTTTTTATGAAGCGCTGAATCAGGTGCGGCCGGGCATTCGCATTCACGAAGTTTCTGTTCGTACCGGAGAAGGGGTCGACGAATGGATCTCGCGTTTAGAGGCGGACAAATCAGCATTTCATATGTCTAGCTCTGTATAG
- a CDS encoding GrpB family protein — MERVHFLEQNHFHEQAEKTFLEQKKKILRLLPEADVQHVGSTAIPNSLTKGDLDIQVRVPAEMFNAAVEKLSTLYAINEGSVQTDYFRAFQDDTFDLPLGVQLTVIDSKLDVFWKFREVLLANDAYRAEYDELKKAYEGKSMEAYREAKQRFFARLMETPEFKNL; from the coding sequence ATGGAACGCGTGCATTTTTTAGAGCAAAACCACTTTCACGAACAAGCAGAAAAAACGTTTTTGGAACAGAAGAAAAAAATTTTGCGCCTGCTGCCGGAAGCAGATGTGCAGCATGTCGGAAGCACGGCGATTCCCAATAGCCTCACCAAAGGGGACCTTGATATTCAAGTGCGGGTTCCTGCGGAAATGTTTAACGCTGCTGTTGAGAAGTTATCGACCTTATATGCGATCAACGAAGGAAGCGTGCAAACGGACTATTTCCGGGCATTCCAAGATGATACGTTCGATCTGCCACTAGGTGTCCAGCTAACCGTCATTGATTCCAAGCTCGACGTTTTCTGGAAATTTCGCGAGGTGCTGCTTGCAAATGATGCGTATAGGGCGGAATACGACGAATTGAAAAAGGCATACGAAGGCAAAAGCATGGAAGCGTATCGGGAAGCGAAACAACGATTTTTCGCGCGCCTGATGGAAACGCCGGAATTTAAGAACCTATGA
- a CDS encoding DUF1641 domain-containing protein translates to MGEVRKGAVMEAPVDHLLVEKLSDPRTMGQLIRLLDKLENVTFLLDMLENFLRRGPEFANSINELVILLRQNLSRPEYITRFEHALTALHRMQEFFDSPQVQELFKSDVLDVRSVQIIGKVSRSLFQASKEASETGTKRVGIIGLMRALSDPEVQPALNFILNFARHLSKEINDA, encoded by the coding sequence ATGGGGGAGGTCAGGAAAGGAGCGGTCATGGAGGCGCCGGTTGATCACTTGTTGGTTGAAAAGCTTTCAGACCCTCGGACGATGGGGCAACTAATCCGCCTGCTCGATAAGCTGGAGAATGTAACGTTTCTGCTAGATATGCTAGAAAATTTTCTTCGGCGCGGACCAGAATTTGCTAATTCGATCAACGAACTTGTTATTCTTTTGCGACAAAACTTATCCAGACCAGAATATATCACGCGTTTTGAGCATGCCTTAACCGCGTTGCATCGAATGCAAGAATTCTTTGATTCTCCGCAAGTTCAAGAGCTGTTCAAATCCGATGTTTTGGATGTGCGTTCGGTGCAAATAATTGGAAAAGTGTCACGTTCATTGTTTCAAGCCTCTAAAGAAGCGTCAGAAACGGGGACAAAACGAGTGGGGATCATTGGTCTGATGCGGGCATTAAGTGATCCCGAAGTGCAACCGGCGCTTAATTTTATCCTTAACTTTGCGCGACACTTATCGAAGGAGATCAACGATGCATGA
- a CDS encoding nickel-dependent hydrogenase large subunit: protein MKKQGTIVKTNKMEIKVHSLGRVEGDLDVKVAIEDGVVVDAWTEATMFRGFEMILKGKDPQAGLIVTPRICGICGGSHLTKAVYALDTAWGTEVPPNATLIRNIAQAAETIQSIPRWFYALFAIGLTHRNYASSKLYDEVVRRWAPFEGEHYEIGVTVSAKPVEIYAIFGGQWPHSSFMVPGGVVSAPTLSDITRSISILEYYRENWLEKILLGCSAERWLENKTWDDVLAWLDEKPEHRDSDLGLFIRYSMEIGLDKYGAGPGRYLAAGSFFNPQRYRYPTIAGRNAALISRSGIFDGEKFHDFDQARIREDHTHSFYRGSGSYHPFEGLTDPVDPIEGRKEGKYTFAKAPRYDIPGIGETPLEVGPLARQVIAGRPGAEEWQDYDPLFLNMIKEIGPSVMVRVLARLHEAAKYYLRMKEWLKQIDLNEKFYIKPKELPEGRGFGATEAARGALADWIQIKDGKIENYQVITPTAWNIGPRDRHGQRGPIETAMIGVPIKNPEDPVELAHIAQSYDSCLVCTVHAYDAKSHKELAKYEVIKMC, encoded by the coding sequence ATGAAAAAGCAAGGGACGATTGTAAAAACGAACAAAATGGAAATTAAAGTACATTCTCTGGGGCGTGTAGAAGGAGATTTGGACGTAAAAGTAGCCATTGAAGATGGTGTTGTTGTGGACGCTTGGACGGAAGCGACGATGTTTCGCGGTTTCGAGATGATTTTAAAAGGAAAAGATCCGCAAGCCGGTTTGATTGTTACCCCTCGGATTTGCGGCATTTGCGGCGGAAGCCATCTCACGAAAGCGGTTTATGCGCTCGATACTGCCTGGGGCACGGAAGTACCGCCGAATGCGACGCTCATCCGCAATATTGCTCAAGCGGCAGAAACGATTCAAAGCATTCCTCGTTGGTTTTATGCTTTGTTTGCGATTGGGTTAACGCATCGAAATTACGCCTCTTCTAAGTTGTATGATGAAGTGGTTCGTCGTTGGGCTCCTTTTGAGGGAGAACATTATGAGATTGGCGTCACTGTTTCAGCTAAACCAGTGGAAATTTACGCAATCTTTGGCGGTCAATGGCCGCATTCTAGCTTCATGGTTCCTGGGGGAGTTGTCAGCGCGCCGACATTGTCCGATATTACTCGCTCTATCTCGATTCTGGAATATTATCGGGAAAACTGGTTGGAGAAAATTCTTCTTGGTTGTTCCGCTGAACGCTGGTTGGAAAACAAGACTTGGGACGATGTTCTTGCATGGTTGGATGAGAAGCCGGAGCACCGCGATTCCGATCTTGGCCTATTCATTCGCTACAGCATGGAAATCGGATTGGACAAATACGGAGCGGGTCCGGGCCGCTATTTAGCTGCTGGAAGCTTTTTCAATCCACAGCGATACCGCTATCCGACGATTGCAGGACGCAACGCTGCGCTGATTTCCCGTTCCGGAATATTTGATGGAGAAAAGTTCCATGATTTTGACCAAGCACGGATACGGGAGGACCACACCCATTCTTTCTATCGCGGCAGCGGTTCTTACCATCCGTTTGAGGGATTAACCGATCCGGTGGATCCGATCGAAGGACGAAAAGAAGGGAAATATACGTTTGCTAAAGCGCCGCGTTATGATATTCCGGGCATTGGAGAAACTCCGCTGGAGGTAGGCCCGTTGGCCCGCCAAGTAATCGCTGGTCGTCCTGGTGCTGAGGAGTGGCAAGATTATGATCCTCTCTTTTTGAATATGATTAAAGAAATCGGACCAAGCGTGATGGTTCGTGTGTTGGCTCGCCTTCACGAAGCCGCGAAATATTATTTGCGCATGAAGGAATGGTTGAAGCAAATCGATTTAAACGAGAAGTTTTATATCAAGCCGAAAGAATTGCCTGAAGGGCGCGGATTCGGAGCGACGGAAGCGGCGCGCGGCGCTTTGGCTGATTGGATTCAAATTAAAGATGGAAAAATTGAAAATTATCAAGTCATCACTCCGACAGCATGGAACATTGGACCGCGAGATCGTCATGGCCAGCGAGGACCTATCGAAACAGCGATGATCGGAGTACCTATTAAAAATCCGGAAGATCCGGTTGAATTGGCTCATATTGCCCAAAGCTATGATTCGTGCCTTGTTTGCACCGTCCATGCTTATGACGCCAAGTCGCATAAAGAGTTAGCCAAATATGAAGTGATTAAAATGTGCTGA
- a CDS encoding GNAT family N-acetyltransferase, protein MAGNERCVRIRWLDKTYRRSHPAGISSKQYHCACFFDGRIVGFGRALSDGVFNAAIYDVVVHRDFQKRGIGKAIVEDLLAQLRHVSCVHLIATTGNEPFYQQAGFKKIKTAMGRYLSRDLAREYLEGGENA, encoded by the coding sequence TTGGCGGGAAATGAAAGATGTGTACGAATCCGTTGGCTGGACAAAACATACAGAAGAAGTCATCCAGCAGGTATTTCAAGCAAGCAATATCATTGCGCTTGCTTTTTTGACGGCCGCATCGTTGGATTCGGCCGCGCGCTTTCCGATGGCGTGTTTAATGCCGCCATTTATGATGTTGTTGTGCATCGCGATTTTCAAAAGCGCGGCATCGGGAAAGCAATCGTCGAAGATTTGCTTGCCCAGCTCCGCCATGTTTCTTGTGTTCATTTGATTGCGACGACGGGAAACGAGCCGTTTTACCAACAAGCAGGGTTTAAAAAGATAAAAACGGCGATGGGGCGGTATCTCAGCCGCGATTTAGCGAGGGAATATTTAGAGGGGGGAGAAAATGCATGA
- a CDS encoding glycoside hydrolase family 1 protein, with amino-acid sequence MKHKQIKPFPENFLWGASTSAYQVEGAWNEDGKGPSVIDMRDNYPEGTTDFKVASDHYHRYKEDIALFAEMGLKAYRFSIAWTRIYPNGTGEWNEKGIEFYHHLINELIKYNIEPIVTMYHFDLPYALQKQGGWSNRATIDAFEQYAKTLFECFGDRVKYWLTINEQNMMILHGDAIGTIDPNLENPKKALYQQNHHMFVAQAKAMILCHKMLPDAKIGPAPNIVSIYPASSKPEDILAANNYAAIRNWLYLDAAVYGRYNPIAWSYLEEKGYTPIIEDGDMEILASAKPDFIAFNYYTSQTVAASNGREPDIGHTGDQHITVGEPGVYKGVENPNLKKNEFGWEIDPVGFRTTCREIYSRYNLPLIVTENGLGAFDKLEDGDVVNDLYRIDFLRDHIKQLQLAITDGVEIFGYCPWSAIDLISTHQGCSKRYGFIYVNRTEDDLKDLRRIRKQSFYWYKEVIASNGSKL; translated from the coding sequence ATGAAACATAAACAAATAAAACCGTTTCCAGAAAACTTTTTATGGGGCGCTTCCACATCCGCTTATCAAGTAGAAGGAGCATGGAATGAAGATGGCAAAGGGCCTTCTGTCATTGATATGCGTGACAACTATCCAGAAGGGACGACGGATTTCAAAGTGGCAAGCGACCATTATCACCGTTATAAAGAAGACATTGCTCTTTTTGCGGAAATGGGGTTGAAAGCATATCGGTTCTCGATTGCTTGGACACGTATTTATCCGAACGGTACAGGTGAATGGAACGAGAAGGGAATTGAATTTTATCATCATTTAATCAATGAGCTTATCAAATATAATATTGAGCCGATTGTGACAATGTATCATTTCGATTTGCCTTACGCTTTGCAAAAACAAGGAGGATGGTCCAATCGGGCCACAATAGATGCTTTTGAACAATATGCCAAAACATTATTTGAGTGCTTTGGAGACCGTGTAAAGTATTGGCTGACTATAAATGAACAAAATATGATGATTTTGCACGGAGATGCAATTGGGACTATCGATCCAAATTTAGAAAATCCAAAAAAAGCTTTATACCAGCAAAACCACCATATGTTTGTCGCGCAGGCAAAGGCGATGATTTTGTGTCATAAAATGCTTCCTGATGCTAAAATTGGACCAGCTCCAAATATTGTTTCTATTTATCCAGCCAGCTCAAAACCGGAAGATATCCTTGCTGCAAACAATTATGCAGCAATCCGCAACTGGTTATATTTGGATGCCGCTGTATATGGCCGCTATAATCCAATCGCTTGGTCTTATTTAGAGGAAAAAGGTTACACGCCAATAATAGAAGATGGAGATATGGAAATATTGGCAAGCGCAAAGCCTGATTTTATCGCATTTAACTACTACACATCGCAAACGGTTGCTGCAAGCAATGGAAGGGAGCCAGACATAGGGCATACGGGAGATCAGCACATTACTGTTGGTGAGCCAGGCGTATACAAAGGCGTGGAGAACCCAAACCTTAAGAAAAATGAATTTGGCTGGGAAATTGATCCTGTTGGGTTCCGCACAACGTGCCGGGAAATTTATTCCCGTTATAACTTGCCGTTAATAGTGACAGAAAACGGACTTGGTGCGTTTGACAAGCTTGAGGATGGAGATGTGGTGAATGATCTCTACCGCATCGATTTTTTGAGAGATCATATCAAGCAATTGCAACTGGCGATCACAGATGGTGTTGAGATATTTGGATATTGTCCATGGTCCGCGATTGATTTAATTTCAACACATCAAGGTTGCAGCAAACGATATGGATTTATTTACGTGAATCGCACTGAAGATGACCTAAAAGACTTGCGTCGAATTCGTAAACAAAGTTTTTATTGGTATAAAGAAGTAATTGCTTCTAATGGCAGTAAACTTTGA
- a CDS encoding sulfite oxidase-like oxidoreductase, translated as MAKQLPPGQFETEKWPILHEGDVYQFDEQTWEFRLFGDVKKEISLSYSQVMELPKTISTIDMHCVTTWSKFDTTFEGIAFREFLRFVELEPDVKYVKIYGYLNGDRFGYSANLPLEALMGDDALFVYRWKDKHHDWQDISPKHGYPLRFIPPASFYLWKGAKWASGIRFMKKDEPGYWEQRGYSMTANPFKEERFADPADTFKLW; from the coding sequence ATGGCAAAACAACTGCCGCCAGGCCAATTTGAAACGGAAAAATGGCCGATTCTTCATGAGGGAGATGTATACCAGTTCGATGAACAAACATGGGAGTTTCGGCTATTTGGGGATGTAAAAAAAGAAATCTCTCTCTCCTATTCGCAAGTAATGGAGCTGCCAAAAACGATATCGACGATCGATATGCATTGTGTGACGACATGGTCGAAGTTTGATACAACCTTTGAAGGAATCGCTTTTCGCGAATTTTTGCGTTTTGTCGAACTGGAGCCGGATGTAAAATACGTGAAAATTTACGGCTACTTAAACGGGGACCGCTTCGGCTATTCGGCGAACTTGCCGCTCGAGGCGCTTATGGGGGATGACGCATTGTTTGTGTACCGCTGGAAAGATAAACATCATGACTGGCAGGATATCTCCCCAAAACATGGCTACCCGCTTCGCTTTATTCCGCCTGCATCGTTTTATTTATGGAAAGGGGCGAAATGGGCGTCAGGCATCCGGTTTATGAAAAAAGACGAGCCTGGATATTGGGAACAGCGCGGTTATTCGATGACAGCCAATCCGTTTAAAGAAGAACGATTTGCTGATCCAGCTGACACGTTTAAGTTATGGTGA
- a CDS encoding hydrogenase maturation protease, giving the protein MTVIIGCGNLLRSDDGAGPMLIRKLWEQGVPPGVRLADGGTAGMDVAFQIGDADELILVDACKSGAEPGTIFEIPGEEVETPPLKDVNLHNFRWDHAIALGRWLLKSRFPKKVTVFLIEAENLSYGFGLSPTVEAALDRLAEELLQRLGGKKSEA; this is encoded by the coding sequence ATGACCGTTATTATTGGATGTGGCAATTTGCTTCGAAGCGATGATGGAGCGGGACCTATGCTGATCCGCAAATTGTGGGAACAGGGGGTTCCTCCAGGAGTCCGCTTGGCGGATGGCGGAACTGCTGGCATGGATGTCGCTTTTCAAATCGGGGATGCTGATGAACTGATTCTTGTAGATGCCTGTAAGTCAGGAGCTGAGCCAGGCACGATTTTTGAGATTCCGGGTGAAGAGGTGGAAACTCCTCCCCTAAAAGATGTCAATCTTCACAATTTCCGCTGGGATCATGCGATTGCCTTAGGCCGTTGGCTTCTAAAAAGCCGCTTTCCGAAGAAAGTGACCGTTTTCCTGATCGAAGCCGAAAACTTGTCGTACGGATTTGGATTGTCTCCAACGGTGGAAGCCGCCTTAGATCGTTTGGCGGAGGAGTTGCTTCAACGCTTAGGAGGGAAAAAAAGTGAAGCTTGA